The DNA region TTGGAAACACAAAGTTTTCCAAGTCAATCAGCTGactgttttattttattaaaaagacaACACACAAAACATGTATGTCCATCTTAGTTAGAGTGTTTAGTTGGAGTTGGGCCAGAACTGAGCCTGGAGGTAATCGATGATATTCTTCTCAACTTGGAAGGCCTTGGCCAACACATCAGGGTTGATCTTCGGGTCCGACCCAAACACTGCGTTGGCAATGGTAATGACGCCCGGATTCTGGCTACCGAAGCCAGCAAAAGCAACAGCGTTGGTCTTGCCGACGTTGATCTGGAAGTGGATGAGGCCTTGCGGGAAGACGAAGACATCACCGGCTTTCAAGTACTTGGTGAAGAGCTTGTTCCTCTGGTTAGCATTAGCGGGATTGGAAGTAACGAACCCCACGTAGAGTTCCCCTTCCAACAAGAAGAAAGCTTCAGTTGCACGCGGGTGAGTGTGGGGTGGGTTCAACCCGTAGGGGGCGAAGTCGAGCCGAGCCAAGGAAACACCCAGCGTGTTGAGGCCTGGAAGCTGATTAACGTTGACTGCGGTCACGGCCGATCCGAGCTGGTTGGATGTGTTTCCGGGAATGTTGAGACCCTGGAAAAGGAAATCCTCCGCAACCACCAAGTTGGGGTCTTTGCAAAACTTCCCATTCACAAAAACTACATGCAAACAATTTATTAGTACGTACAGTTATAATACTATTGGTTTGAGGGCAATAACAAAACATATAATACTATTGGTTTGAGGGCAATAACAAAACATATGTATTCTGATCATGTTTTGTTTATTGGtttatttatctttcctacCAAACTGTCCCTTATTCATGTAAATTTTAGTAAATCGAATTACCATCGGCCTTGTTATCTGGAAGAGCAACGCAGAAATCCTGAAGGGGGTTCGGATCTGCTGCATATGCAATCGAAGCCCACGACAACAGAGCAGCAACGACGGAAAAAGTAAAACCAATCTTCATTTTGATTACTAAGCTGATAGGTATGCTGCTCACTTTCAGTTTGGTTGTAGCTGTGAATTGTGATGAGAAACCCTCTTTTTATAGGACAAAAAGAGTAGTCGTCTAAATTACTCATCaactattaaattaatttatttttaactaTTGACTCGACCACTTGACTACCTATGCAAAATAGC from Salvia splendens isolate huo1 chromosome 9, SspV2, whole genome shotgun sequence includes:
- the LOC121749688 gene encoding putative germin-like protein 2-1, encoding MKIGFTFSVVAALLSWASIAYAADPNPLQDFCVALPDNKADVFVNGKFCKDPNLVVAEDFLFQGLNIPGNTSNQLGSAVTAVNVNQLPGLNTLGVSLARLDFAPYGLNPPHTHPRATEAFFLLEGELYVGFVTSNPANANQRNKLFTKYLKAGDVFVFPQGLIHFQINVGKTNAVAFAGFGSQNPGVITIANAVFGSDPKINPDVLAKAFQVEKNIIDYLQAQFWPNSN